TGCGTTCCGCCCGCATCGAAGATGTCGACGACGACGAGCCGCGGCGCGCTTCGCCCGATTGCGCCGCGCGCGCGCAGAAATGCAAGGAGCGCCGGCCGGGGGCGAGCGGAGAGGGGCAGGGCGTCGCGCAGATTGTGGACAAGACTTTCCCGATTGACGCGATCAGAATCCATTTGCCGCTCCATCAATAAACAAAAAATGCGATGCAATCTCAGGCGTTTAGGCAGTCTTCAAAAGGAGACGCGGCTTTGCATAATCCGTCAAGCTGAGCGGCGTTCCTTTCCTGTGCATAGAACGGCGTCGTCAAGCCGTCGGCGCCGATCGACATCACGCCAATAGCGATCACTTAAATTTGGAGATGAGATCCTGACGGAGAGCAAAAATCCGCGCGCGCTCAGAAGTCAGTCATTGAATGCTATCCGATCTGCTCACGAAAAACGCCAGATGCGGTCAGTCCAGTTCAAACTTTTCTTTATAATCGTGCTTCAGCGACGCGTTCTGATCATCTTTGCGCAGATAGCAGTCGCCGATCACCAGCGTGTCCATCTCCGTGCCCATGAAGCAGCCGAAGGCGTCCTCGGGGGTGCAGACGATGGGTTCGCCGCGCACATTGAAGCTCGTATTGACGAGCACGGGACAGGCGGTCATTCGCTTGAACGCCGAAAGCAGCGCGTGATAGCGCGGATTCGTCTCCTGATGCACGGTCTGGATCCGCGCGGAATAGTCGACGTGGGTCACGGCCGGGATGGAGCTGCGCGGCACATTGAGCTTGTCGATGCCAAACAGATTCTGCTGCTCAGCCGTCATTGCGTGACGATGTTTTGCGGCGACGTCGGCGACGAGCAGCATGTAAGGGGAATCGCCTTCGAGCTCGAACCACTCGGCGACATCCTCACGCAGCACTGACGGCGCGAAGGGCCGAAACGATTCGCGATATTTGATCTTGAGATTGAGCGTTTTCTGCATCGTGTCGGAACGCGGATCGCCCAGGATCGACCGTCCGCCAAGCGCGCGCGGCCCGAATTCCATTCGGCCTTGAAACCAACCGACCGCTTTCTCGTCGGCAAGGTCCCGCGCCGCCGCTTCGATAAGATCGCCTTCCGCCATCGGCTCGAATCTGGCGCCAACGGCATGCAGCCGGCGCTCGATCTCGGCTTGCGGGAACGAAGGACCGAGATAGGAGCCGCGCATGGCGTCGCCGCCGCCGTTGAGGCTTCGGGGATTTTTTTTGTAGTGATAGTAGCCGGCGAGCGCCGCGCCGAGCGCGCCGCCAGCGTCGCCGGCCGCCGGCTGAATCCAAATCTGGTCAAAGCTGCCGTCGCGCAGCAGTTTTCCATTCGCGACGCAATTCAGCGCCACGCCGCCGGCGAGACAAAGATTGCGTGCGCCGGTCTCTTTGGCGAGCGCGCGGGTAAGCCTGAGGACGATCTCCTCGGTGACCGCCTGTATCGAGGCGGCGAGATCCATGTGCCGCTGCGTCAGCAGTTCCTCCGGCTTGCGCGCCGGTCCGCCGAACAGTTCGTCGAACTTGGCGTTGGTCATTCGCAGTCCGGTGCAATAATCGAAATACGACTGATCGAGTCGGAAAGTGCCGTCCGGCTTGAGGTCAATTAAACTATCCAGGATCACGTCGGCGTATTTCGGCTCGCCATAGGGGGCAAGGCCCATCAGCTTATACTCGCCGGAGTTCACCTTGAACCCGGTGTAATATGTGAAGGCCGAATACAGCAGGCCCAGGGAATGTGGGAAGCGCAGTTCGCGCTGCATGGTCAGTTGATTGTCACTGCCGAAAGCGACCGACGTCGTCGCCCACTCGCCGACCCCATCCATCGTCAGAACGATCGCGTCCTTGAACGGAGAGGGGTAGAAGGCGCTGGCGGCGTGGCTGAAGTGATGCTCGGCGAACAGCAGCCTTTTCGACCAGTCAACATCCGCCGAATAGGCCTTCATCTCTTTCAACAGCAGCGACTTTTGAAAGAGCTTTTCGCGCAGCCATAGAGGCAGCGACATCTTGAACGACTGGAATCCGCGCGGCGCAAAGGCGATATAGGTTTCCAGCAGCCGCTCGAATTTGATGAACGGCTTGTCGTAGAAGGCGACGAAATCTACATCTTGAGGCGCGGCGCCGGCGGCCTCAAGACAATAGTCGATCGCGTGACGCGGAAAGCGCGAGTCGTGCTTTTTGCGCGAGAATCGCTCTTCCTGAGCGGCGGCGATAATTTCGCCATCCTCCACCACGGCGGCTGCGCTGTCGTGGTAGAAGGCGGAGATGCCAAGTATCCGCATCGCGCTTTAAAACAGCGTATAGATGAACGGAGCGACCGCGGTGCCTTGCAGAACGATCAGCGCGCCAATCAGCAGCATGATGACCAGAACCGGCGCCATCCAGTATTTCTTGCTGGTTTTGAGATAATCCCAAAGTTCGAGCAGGAAACTCATTTTATCTCTCCTCAGAACTGCTTGCTCATGTCGCTCGTCCCTTCGGGGGTATTGCGCAGGGTCCAGTAGGACGTCGCGTTCTTGTCGAATGAAAGTTTGAGCGGATCGGCGCGCCGCAGTCGGAAAATCACCGCGATCGGGAGGATCACCCCAAAGAACAGGACGCCCATGATGATCGGGTTGGTGATTTTGTGCAGCGCCAAGCCCAGCTGGTGCCACAGTCGGTTCAGCGGCCGCAGTTTGGCTGGCGCGGCGAACGCCGCCGCGGCGAAACCCAGCGCTGCGGCGAGCCCCCAGAAGTGAGGCGCCTCGCCGTGCCGAAGCGGCAACATGCTGATGACCGTGATCGCCGCGGCGATCACCAGGCCGAACGATCGATCGGACCCCATAGCGGCGGAACGGTCTCTCGAATAGTCCTCATGCGACATTCAGACGAGACCCCCCCAGGTCGCCTCACGATCTCTGCGGCTCGCGAACAGCAAACCTTCGCGATGCTTCACCAAATTCCAAATCGCCTCATTTGAAGGCGCAAATTAAGGGATATC
Above is a genomic segment from Methylocystis rosea containing:
- a CDS encoding carbamoyltransferase family protein, which translates into the protein MRILGISAFYHDSAAAVVEDGEIIAAAQEERFSRKKHDSRFPRHAIDYCLEAAGAAPQDVDFVAFYDKPFIKFERLLETYIAFAPRGFQSFKMSLPLWLREKLFQKSLLLKEMKAYSADVDWSKRLLFAEHHFSHAASAFYPSPFKDAIVLTMDGVGEWATTSVAFGSDNQLTMQRELRFPHSLGLLYSAFTYYTGFKVNSGEYKLMGLAPYGEPKYADVILDSLIDLKPDGTFRLDQSYFDYCTGLRMTNAKFDELFGGPARKPEELLTQRHMDLAASIQAVTEEIVLRLTRALAKETGARNLCLAGGVALNCVANGKLLRDGSFDQIWIQPAAGDAGGALGAALAGYYHYKKNPRSLNGGGDAMRGSYLGPSFPQAEIERRLHAVGARFEPMAEGDLIEAAARDLADEKAVGWFQGRMEFGPRALGGRSILGDPRSDTMQKTLNLKIKYRESFRPFAPSVLREDVAEWFELEGDSPYMLLVADVAAKHRHAMTAEQQNLFGIDKLNVPRSSIPAVTHVDYSARIQTVHQETNPRYHALLSAFKRMTACPVLVNTSFNVRGEPIVCTPEDAFGCFMGTEMDTLVIGDCYLRKDDQNASLKHDYKEKFELD
- a CDS encoding DUF5989 family protein, coding for MSFLLELWDYLKTSKKYWMAPVLVIMLLIGALIVLQGTAVAPFIYTLF
- a CDS encoding SxtJ family membrane protein, with the protein product MIAAAITVISMLPLRHGEAPHFWGLAAALGFAAAAFAAPAKLRPLNRLWHQLGLALHKITNPIIMGVLFFGVILPIAVIFRLRRADPLKLSFDKNATSYWTLRNTPEGTSDMSKQF